A single genomic interval of Demequina sp. NBRC 110054 harbors:
- a CDS encoding RNA polymerase sigma factor, whose amino-acid sequence MADDDVLVEMLDVAADRLAAYAYLLTGSQSAAEELVQAAVVKVFSRTRGLGSVPQAEQYVRRTIRTMHVDEIRREVTWRRLLPGQARLEWEPDEQDATADRDAVVKALAQLPRQKRTAVVMRFYDDMSYAEIARAMRVSLGTVKRYLSDAITLLGEQFDVPAERVAVSERRRR is encoded by the coding sequence ATGGCGGACGATGACGTACTCGTCGAGATGCTCGATGTCGCGGCCGACCGGCTCGCCGCGTACGCCTACCTCCTGACCGGGTCGCAGAGCGCGGCCGAGGAGCTCGTGCAGGCGGCGGTGGTGAAGGTGTTCTCGCGCACCCGTGGGCTGGGGAGCGTGCCGCAGGCGGAGCAGTACGTCCGCCGCACCATCCGGACGATGCACGTGGACGAGATCCGTCGCGAGGTCACCTGGCGACGACTGCTGCCCGGGCAGGCGAGACTCGAGTGGGAGCCCGACGAGCAGGACGCGACCGCCGACCGCGACGCGGTGGTCAAGGCGCTCGCGCAGCTGCCCCGCCAGAAGCGCACAGCCGTGGTCATGCGGTTCTACGACGACATGTCCTACGCCGAGATCGCGAGGGCGATGCGGGTGTCGCTCGGCACGGTCAAGCGGTACCTCTCCGACGCGATCACGCTGCTCGGCGAGCAGTTCGACGTGCCGGCCGAGCGGGTCGCAGTGTCCGAGAGGAGGCGGCGATGA
- the tmk gene encoding dTMP kinase, whose protein sequence is MSAGLFVVFEGGDGVGKTTQLTRLAEALESAGREVVVTREPGGTALGSHLRQLILHGDHVAPRAEALLYAADRAHHIETLVKPALARGAVVLQDRFMDSSIVYQGGARGLGDEVERISRWAADGLLPDVTIVLDMDPDPSRMARDLDRVEDETSRFADAIRRGFLMLAQRDPARYAVVDAARPETDVFHDVFGAVRAAIRRKRASGAGGDQPTPPSPVSP, encoded by the coding sequence ATGAGTGCGGGCCTGTTCGTGGTGTTCGAGGGTGGCGACGGCGTGGGCAAGACCACGCAGCTGACGAGGCTCGCGGAGGCCCTCGAGTCCGCGGGGCGCGAGGTCGTCGTCACGCGCGAGCCCGGCGGCACCGCGCTCGGGTCGCACCTGCGGCAGCTCATCCTTCACGGTGACCACGTCGCGCCGCGCGCCGAGGCGCTGCTCTACGCCGCCGACCGCGCGCACCACATCGAGACGCTCGTGAAGCCCGCGCTCGCGCGCGGCGCGGTCGTGCTCCAGGACCGGTTCATGGACTCGTCGATCGTGTACCAGGGCGGGGCGCGCGGGCTGGGTGACGAGGTCGAGCGGATCTCGCGGTGGGCCGCCGACGGGCTGCTGCCCGACGTGACCATCGTGCTCGACATGGATCCCGACCCCAGCCGCATGGCGCGCGACCTCGATCGCGTCGAGGACGAGACCTCTCGCTTCGCCGACGCGATCCGCCGCGGCTTCCTCATGCTCGCGCAGCGCGATCCGGCACGCTACGCGGTCGTCGACGCCGCGCGTCCCGAGACGGATGTCTTCCACGATGTGTTCGGCGCGGTGCGTGCCGCGATCCGTCGCAAGCGCGCGTCCGGAGCGGGCGGCGACCAGCCCACGCCCCCGTCGCCGGTGTCGCCGTGA
- a CDS encoding DNA polymerase III subunit delta', producing MHAPPVAGVWTELVGQEDATSPLRAAAAHASAMTHAWLLTGPPGSGRSQAARAFAAALQCPNGGCGECRECTTSLSGAHADVTVVATEKVTIAIDEVRELVSLAQTSPSQGRWRVIIIEDADRMVERTSNLLLKSIEEPPPRTVWLLCAPSADDVVVTIRSRCRVVGLRVPDPSVVADLLVRRDGIDPELALECAHAAQSHIGIARRLARDPSARARRDQVLALATDIRGVGDAVLAAADLVKVAEDDAKAATEERDAEERNQLLRTLGADDGGRLPPALRSQVKQLEDDQKRRATRYKRDVLDRAIVDLMSLYRDVAVVQVGSGVPLVNASHRGHIEQLAARGTMQDTVRVLDALALTRERLAGNVAPLLAVEAMLLALRPMPVE from the coding sequence ATGCACGCACCTCCTGTCGCGGGCGTGTGGACCGAGCTCGTGGGCCAGGAGGACGCGACCTCGCCCCTGCGCGCCGCGGCGGCCCACGCCTCGGCCATGACGCATGCGTGGCTGCTCACCGGCCCGCCGGGGTCGGGACGCTCGCAGGCCGCGCGCGCCTTCGCGGCGGCACTCCAATGCCCGAACGGCGGTTGCGGGGAGTGCCGCGAGTGCACGACCTCGCTCAGCGGCGCGCACGCCGACGTCACCGTCGTGGCGACCGAGAAGGTAACGATCGCGATCGACGAGGTCCGCGAGCTGGTCTCGCTCGCCCAGACCTCTCCCAGCCAGGGGCGGTGGCGCGTCATCATCATCGAGGACGCGGACCGGATGGTCGAGCGCACCTCCAACCTGCTGCTCAAGTCCATCGAGGAGCCGCCGCCGCGCACGGTGTGGCTGCTGTGCGCGCCCTCGGCGGACGACGTCGTGGTCACCATCCGCTCGCGCTGCCGCGTGGTCGGGCTGCGGGTGCCGGACCCGTCCGTCGTGGCCGACCTGCTGGTGCGGCGCGACGGCATCGACCCCGAGCTCGCACTCGAGTGCGCGCACGCTGCCCAGAGCCACATCGGGATCGCGCGGCGCCTGGCGCGGGACCCCAGCGCGCGGGCGCGGCGCGACCAGGTGCTCGCGCTCGCGACCGACATCCGCGGCGTCGGGGACGCCGTGCTCGCCGCCGCGGACCTCGTGAAGGTCGCGGAGGATGATGCGAAGGCCGCGACCGAGGAGCGCGACGCCGAGGAGCGCAACCAGCTGCTGCGCACCCTGGGCGCGGACGACGGGGGGCGGCTGCCTCCCGCGCTGCGCTCCCAGGTGAAGCAGCTCGAGGACGACCAGAAGCGCCGCGCCACCCGCTACAAGCGCGACGTGCTCGACCGCGCGATCGTGGACCTCATGAGCCTGTACCGCGACGTCGCCGTCGTACAGGTCGGCTCGGGCGTCCCGCTCGTCAACGCGTCGCACCGTGGACACATCGAGCAGCTCGCGGCCCGCGGCACGATGCAGGACACCGTGAGGGTGCTCGACGCGCTCGCGCTCACACGCGAGCGGCTCGCCGGCAACGTCGCGCCCCTGCTCGCGGTCGAGGCGATGCTCCTCGCGCTGCGGCCCATGCCTGTGGAGTGA
- a CDS encoding alpha/beta hydrolase: protein MSSRPTRSIALAAAYVLALSACTGGSASDDASGSQESSDASSSGVATSEAVPAGFESYYAQEISWESCGDFECATVEVPLDWTDASSESIEIAINRAAASDQDGKLGSLLINPGGPGGSGLDFLEYFVSYYGDAVAESYDVIGFDPRGVGSSTAVSCGDGETLDEFYITDYPFATQADLDASDERVAEFAAGCEELSGDLMANVDTVSAARDMDVIRAVLGDDELNYIGSSYGTQLGATYAQLYPDTVGQMVLDGAVDFLLSDIEQGVGQAEGFEQALTAFIEYCQEDSTCPLSSDIETAREQIGDLATSALESPLPSGYDDYDVNGNLMVYGIVVTLYSEDSWDYLMQAIDEVYTYGTASIFYQLAGFYLDRDSTSGEWTSNSTVAFTAIGCTDGNAGEEWTIDDQQELAAAMEEASPTFGWWFASGAGCSAWPWPAHETIESLDYPDDANPILVVGTTGDPATPYAWAESLTEELGNAQLLTYDGEGHTAYGRSNSCIDDAVDAFLVDGTMPDSGTVC, encoded by the coding sequence ATGAGCTCTCGTCCCACCCGTTCCATCGCACTCGCGGCCGCCTACGTGCTCGCGCTGAGCGCCTGCACGGGCGGCTCCGCCTCCGACGATGCGAGCGGCTCCCAGGAGTCCTCCGACGCGTCGTCCTCCGGCGTTGCCACCTCGGAGGCCGTGCCCGCGGGCTTCGAGTCGTACTACGCCCAGGAGATCTCCTGGGAGAGCTGCGGCGACTTCGAGTGCGCGACCGTCGAGGTGCCTCTCGACTGGACGGACGCCTCGAGCGAGTCGATCGAGATCGCGATCAACCGGGCCGCGGCGAGCGACCAGGACGGCAAGCTCGGCTCGCTGCTGATCAACCCCGGCGGCCCCGGCGGCTCGGGCCTCGACTTCCTCGAGTACTTCGTGTCGTACTACGGCGACGCGGTCGCCGAGTCCTACGACGTGATCGGCTTCGACCCGCGCGGCGTCGGCTCCTCGACCGCGGTGAGCTGCGGCGACGGCGAGACGCTCGACGAGTTCTACATCACCGACTACCCGTTCGCGACCCAGGCCGACCTCGACGCCTCCGACGAGCGCGTCGCGGAGTTCGCGGCCGGCTGCGAGGAGCTCTCGGGTGACCTCATGGCGAACGTCGACACCGTCTCCGCGGCGCGCGACATGGACGTGATCCGCGCGGTGCTCGGCGACGACGAGCTCAACTACATCGGCTCGAGCTACGGCACCCAGCTCGGTGCGACCTACGCGCAGCTGTACCCGGACACCGTGGGTCAGATGGTGCTCGACGGAGCCGTGGACTTCCTGCTGTCGGACATCGAGCAGGGCGTGGGTCAGGCCGAGGGTTTCGAGCAGGCCCTCACGGCGTTCATCGAGTACTGCCAAGAAGACTCGACCTGTCCGCTGTCGTCGGACATCGAGACCGCGCGGGAGCAGATCGGGGACCTCGCGACGAGCGCGCTCGAGAGCCCGCTGCCGAGCGGCTACGACGACTACGACGTCAACGGCAACCTCATGGTCTACGGCATCGTCGTGACCCTGTACTCGGAGGACAGCTGGGACTACCTGATGCAGGCGATCGACGAGGTGTACACGTACGGCACCGCCTCGATCTTCTATCAGCTCGCCGGGTTCTACCTGGATCGCGACAGCACCTCGGGCGAGTGGACCTCGAACTCGACAGTCGCCTTCACCGCGATCGGCTGCACCGACGGCAACGCGGGCGAGGAATGGACCATCGACGACCAGCAGGAGCTCGCCGCCGCGATGGAGGAGGCGTCCCCGACGTTCGGCTGGTGGTTCGCCTCGGGTGCAGGCTGCTCGGCGTGGCCGTGGCCCGCGCACGAGACCATCGAGTCGCTCGACTACCCGGACGACGCGAACCCCATCCTCGTGGTCGGCACGACGGGCGACCCGGCGACGCCGTACGCGTGGGCCGAGAGCCTCACAGAGGAGCTCGGCAACGCCCAGCTGCTCACCTACGACGGCGAGGGGCACACCGCCTACGGACGCTCCAACTCGTGCATCGACGACGCCGTCGACGCCTTCCTGGTGGACGGCACGATGCCGGATTCGGGAACTGTCTGCTGA
- a CDS encoding RNA-binding S4 domain-containing protein, which produces MAKSAPIDDVPTHGEGIRLGQFLQLAGLVDSGGEAKEVIREGDVLVNGEVDQRRGRQLQVGDIVEFGGRKARVSD; this is translated from the coding sequence ATGGCGAAATCTGCTCCGATCGACGACGTCCCGACCCACGGCGAGGGCATCCGCCTCGGCCAGTTCCTGCAGCTCGCTGGCCTCGTGGACTCCGGCGGCGAGGCGAAGGAAGTGATCCGCGAGGGCGACGTGCTCGTCAACGGCGAGGTGGACCAGCGCCGAGGGCGCCAGCTCCAGGTCGGCGACATCGTCGAGTTCGGCGGACGCAAGGCCCGCGTCAGCGACTGA